Within the Saccharomonospora amisosensis genome, the region CAGTGCGACGAAGGTCGTCATCCTCAACCTTGTCCCACAGCCGGGTGAGACGGCTGGGTTCTCACCCGAACGGCACCTCGACGTACTCTTCCAGCACGCTCCCCGGCTCAAGGTGGACGCGGTGATCGCCGACCGTGACTCCGTGCCCACTCCGGCGCGGCTGCGGCGCGCGGCCGCCGCGCTGGGCGGGCGCGCGCATCTGGCTACCGTGGCTGCTTCGGGTGTGGCCGACAGGCACGATCCGGATGCCCTTGCTGGTTGTGTGCGAGAGGCTCTTGGTCTGACCGAGAGCGAGAGGGAGGGGCTGACATGGCGATGACCGCCGCGGTCAAGGACGAGCTGAGCAGGCTCGAGATCACCAAGCTCAGTCCGAGGCGGTCGGAGGTTTCGGCGATGCTGCGATTCGCGGGGGGCCTGCACATCGTCGGAGGAAGGGTCGTGGTCGAGGCCGAACTGGACACCGGTTCGGTGGCGCGCAGGCTGCGTAAGGAGATTCACGAGCTGTACGGCTACCACTCCGACGTGCACGTGATCACCGCGGGCGGGCTGCGCAAGGGGACCAGGTATGTCGTTCGGGTGGTCAAGGACGGTGACGGTCTGGCGAGGCAGACCGGGTTGATCGACCAGCGCGGCAGGCCCGTGCGTGGGCTGCCCGCCGCCGTGGTGTCGGGTGGCCTCGCCGACGCGGAGGCCGCGTGGCGGGGCGCGTTCCTCGCGCACGGCTCGCTGACCGAACCGGGCCGGTCGTCGTCGCTGGAGGTCACCTGCCCCGGTCCCGAGGCGGCGCTGGCGCTCGTCGGTGCCGCTCGCAGGCTCGGTATCCAGGCCAAGTCGAGGGAGGTGCGCGGCGCCGACCGGGTCGTGGTACGTGACGGCGACGCCATCGGCGCGTTGCTGACCCGGCTCGGCGCCCACGAGACCGTGCTCGCGTGGGAGGAACGTCGGATGCGGCGCGAGGTGCGGGCCACGGCCAACCGGCTGGCGAACTTCGACGACGCCAACCTGCGCCGCTCCGCGCGCGCCGCGGTCGCCGCGGCCGCCAGGGTGGAGCGCGCGATGGACATCCTCGGCGACACCGCGCCCGACCATCTGCTCGCGGCGGGCAAGCTACGGCTGACCAACCGGCAGGCCTCGCTTGAGGAACTCGGCCAGCTGTCCGACCCGCCGATGACCAAGGACGCCGTGGCCGGCCGGATCAGGCGGCTGCTGGCGATGGCCGACAAGCGCGCGCAGGAGCTCGGAGTCCCCGACACCGAGTCGGCCGTGACCCCGGAGATGCTCGAGGAAGGCGCCTGACCAGCGAGGTGTGAACACCGGGCTAAACCCGCGCCCGGCGCATCGCGGCAGCCGTAACGCAGCGGTTGCACGCCCGCGCGGCGACCCGAAACGTGCGCGGCCAACCCTCGTGGCACTGGCCGGACACGACAAAAGGGGGCCGCTGGTGCACACGACGGGCAACGACATGGTGGGTGCCACCGACAGTTCCGAACTCGCCGAGTTCGCCGTGGCGACCGTGGCCGCGCGGGTGCGAAGCTGGCTGCGGTGCCGCTCCTGGCGGGCCGACGACTGGACAGCGGCTGAGCTCGTCGCCGCCAAGAGCGGGCGCACGGTCAGTGTGGTGATCCCGGCTCGCGACGAGGAGGCCACGGTCGGCGAGATCGTGCGCACCATCCGCACGTCGCTGGTGGAGCGTCACCGGCTGGTGGACGAGGTGGTCGTGGTCGACTCCCGGTCCCGTGACGCCACGGCGGCCGTGGCGGCCGGTGCGGGCGCCACCGTCGTCGCGCAGGACGCGGTGCTGCACCCACTGCCCGGCCTGACCGGCAAGGGGGAGGCGCTGTGGAAGGGACTCGCCGCCACCACCGGCGACCTGGTGGTGTTCGTGGACGGCGACCTGTACGACTTCACCGCCGACTACGTCACCGGACTGCTCGGCCCGCTGCTGACCAACGCCGACGTGGACTACGTGAAGGGTTTCTACCACCGTCCATTCCTGGGCGAGGGCCGCACCGACGCCGACGGCGGCGGCCGGGTCACCGAACTGGTCGCCAGGCCGCTGCTGAACA harbors:
- a CDS encoding glucosyl-3-phosphoglycerate synthase, giving the protein MVGATDSSELAEFAVATVAARVRSWLRCRSWRADDWTAAELVAAKSGRTVSVVIPARDEEATVGEIVRTIRTSLVERHRLVDEVVVVDSRSRDATAAVAAGAGATVVAQDAVLHPLPGLTGKGEALWKGLAATTGDLVVFVDGDLYDFTADYVTGLLGPLLTNADVDYVKGFYHRPFLGEGRTDADGGGRVTELVARPLLNMYWPELSGFVQPLAGEYAGRREVLESIPFVAHYGVEVAHLIDLLECRGLDALAQVDLGIRTHRHQSTRALGRMAGQIILTIMERLDGYGRLVSAEPPSPLLAQFRGGGSGEGVDRELLVTDLTVRQRPPLATVRPAPACRD
- the whiA gene encoding DNA-binding protein WhiA: MAMTAAVKDELSRLEITKLSPRRSEVSAMLRFAGGLHIVGGRVVVEAELDTGSVARRLRKEIHELYGYHSDVHVITAGGLRKGTRYVVRVVKDGDGLARQTGLIDQRGRPVRGLPAAVVSGGLADAEAAWRGAFLAHGSLTEPGRSSSLEVTCPGPEAALALVGAARRLGIQAKSREVRGADRVVVRDGDAIGALLTRLGAHETVLAWEERRMRREVRATANRLANFDDANLRRSARAAVAAAARVERAMDILGDTAPDHLLAAGKLRLTNRQASLEELGQLSDPPMTKDAVAGRIRRLLAMADKRAQELGVPDTESAVTPEMLEEGA